The window CCAGCCCGCCGCCCACCGGATGCAAAACATCATGCTCCGGCGGCGCGCCGGGACGGGCGCGCCCTACCTGCATCACCGGCAACATCGGGATGCACCGGGGCTCTCGCGGCGGCGGAGCCATGGCTTGACGTGGGGGCGGGGTTGGAGAACCGTCAACGCCCTATGAGTCTTGGATGGGTCACGACTTCGGGCTCCCGTTGGGGTCTCCTGCTGGCCTGGCTCTTGATGGAACCGATGAACCTTATCGCAGCGACTCCGATGCCCGCGGCGCCTGTGGCGGCCCGCAAAGAATTCAAACAAACATGGCATGGGCGCGTTTTCGTCGATCCCTACTTCTGGCTGCGCGAGAAGCCATCGCCGGAAGTCGTTCGTCATCTTGAAGCCGAGAATGCCTTCACCGAGGCTGCCACCGCGGCTCTAAAGCCTTTCACCGAGGCCCTGTATCAAGAAATGCTCGGGCGGATCCGGCAGACAGACCTCAGCGTTCCGGTGCGCGACGGGGCGTTTTATTATTACCGCCGGACCGTCGAGGGACTCCAGTATCCCATTGATTGCCGCAAGGCTGCGGCGGCCAACGGAGCCTTCGACGAAAGCGCCAAGGAAGAGGTGCTCTTGGATCAGAACGAGCTGGCGAAGGGGCGGAAATACCTCGCGGTCGGTTTGCGTCAGGTCAGCGACGACGACCGCCAGTTGCTTTTTTCCACCGATGACACGGGGTTCCGGCAATACAAGCTTTACGTCAAGGACCTTGGGACGGGTGAGGTGCGGGGTCCGCTGGCGGAGAGGGTGACGAGCGCGGCGTGGGCCGCTGATTCACGCACGGTTTTCTTCGTGACGGAACATGCGGTCACCAAGCGTTCCGACACTCTCTGGCGGCTGGAGATCGGCGGAGAAACGACCAAAGTTCACGAGGAAAGAGACGAGCATTTCGCCATCGGTTTGGGACGGACGAAGGACAAGCAGTTCATCGGGCTCAGCCTTCAATCGACCGACACGTGGGAGAAACGAATCCTTTCATCCAAGAATCCCCGCGGCGGATTCCGTATCGTGCTGCCGCGGGAGAAGAACCATAAATACGACGTCGAACACCGCGCAGGCGTGCTTTACTTGCGCACCAACAAAGAGGCGAAAAACTTTCGGCTGGTGACCGCGCCGCTGGAGGACCCATCCCCGGCGAAATGGAAAACCGTGATCGAGCACCGGCCCGAGGTCATGCTCGATGAAGTCGAAATGTTTCGTGATTTCATGGTCGTGCAGGAGAAACAAACGGCGCTCAACCGGCTGAGAATCTACTCCTTCGGCACTCGCGAATGGAAGGAAGTGGGTTTTTCCGAGCCCGTCTATAGCGCCGCGCTTTCCAGCACGCCCGAGTTCGCCTCGGGAACGGTGCGTTACCGTTACGAGAGTTTGGTGACCCCTCCCAGTGTTTTCGACTATGACATGGCTGCGGGCGGCTCCACGCTCCTCAAACGCGAGGAAGTCCTGGGCGGGTTCGATCCCGCGCACTACACTTCGCATCGGCTTTGGGCCACGGCAAGGGACGGCACGAGGGTTCCCGTCAGCCTGGTTCATCGAAAGGACCTCAAGCGCGACGGGCGGGCGCCGCTCTGGCTCTATGGCTACGGTTCCTATGGCTACGGCATGTCGGCCGGATTCGACAGCAAACGCCTGAGTTTGTTGGACCGGGGAGTTACCTTCGCCATCGCGCACATCCGGGGCGGCGATGAAATGGGCGAAGCATGGCATGACGACGGCATGCTCATGAAGAAAAAGAACACCTTCAGTGACTTCATCGATTGCGCCGAGTTTCTCGCACGGGAAAAGTGGACCTCGCCCGACCGGCTGCTCATCGAAGGCGGGAGCGCCGGCGGCTTGCTCATGGGAGTGGTGGTGAACGAGCGTCCGGAACTTTTTCGCGCCGTCCACTCCGCCGTTCCCTTCGTCGATGTGATGAACACCATGATGGACGCGAGCCTGCCGCTGACCGTGGGGGAGTATCTCGAATGGGGAAATCCGAATGAGCGCGCCGCCTTCGACTACATGCTTTCTTACAGTCCCTACGACAACCTGAAGAAGCAGGCTTACCCGGCCATGCTGGTGACTTCGAGTTTCAACGACAGCCAGGTGATGTATTGGGAACCCGCCAAGTACGTGGCCAAACTGAGAACCCTGAAGACGGATTCGAATCCGTTCCACTTAAAGACCAGGATGGAACCGGCGGGCCACGGCGGCGCGAGCGGACGTTACGACGCCCTCAAGGATCGAGCCTTCGAGCTCGCCTGGATGTTGAAGCAAGTGGGAATCACCCGGTAACTGCCCTGGCCGCGAGCAGAGCTTCGCAGCCCGCAGGGACGCAAGAAAAAGCCATTTTCATTTTGGGGAGCGCGGCTAGGTCGGAGACCAGCCGCCGCGCGTGGACAGATCCGAAGACTCCAGGTTTTTCAACGTGCTACGGCGGGTCGAAGGACGCCCCAGCTGCGCTCCGGGGCAAAATGTGAACGAGTGCGAAAGAAAGAGTGCTTCCGAACGGTCACCTCAATTCAACGGAATACCTGTCGTCTCCCCGGGACTTCACCATTTTTGCCTGGCCCCAATCCAGCGATGAATCGCTGGGCGTCTGTTGGGCGTCTGTCTTTCGTCCTCCGAGCTGGGCCGTCCTCCAAGTCCACGGACAACAGCGAGGAACCCCTCTTTCTTCGTCCTGTCTTTCTCATTCAGGCCTTGGCAAATCTTCACCATCAAGTGAGTCGGGAGGTTCATCCCGTCCCAACCGACGAAACGCAACTCAAACTCGTCCCGCCAGGAATCCCAACGGGATTCCGTCCCGAAGCCCAAGGTTGCGAGGAACGAGCTACCTTGGGTCACGGTTCGCCCATGGAAACCAACCCCAACGGGGTTGTGACGAAATTCTATTCCCGTTTGGCGGGGTAAAGCCACAACCGCGTTGCGGTTGAATTGATTTCCAAACGTCAACCCAAGGTAGCTCGTTCCTCGCAACCTTGGGCTGGAGGACACAATCCCTTTGGGATTGACGGCGGGATTCCCTCGCCGTGGGCATCGCCCGTTCCGTGGCTCATTGAGAAAACACGACGAAGAACGAGGCCTATCCTTGATGGATCTGGTGAGTGATTCGGAATGGCTCAATCGCCTGGACCTTGCGAAGTTCTATGAAGGGCAACGGCCGTTTTAAGCAAAAGAACTCCGCCGGGCCGGGGTGCGGAACGGTGAGTAAATTTAGCATCAGGTTAGTCGGGAGGATGCAACGATAGCCGTTTAAGTTTAAGGAATCCCGAGTCCGTCGGTGAACTCCGTCCTCCTTGGTCTTCCCTCGGATTTCGCCAAAACTTGGGTGACAATTTTCCATTGGCCCGGGCATAATCCACCTCATGCAAAGATCCTCCTTCTTCCCGCGTTGCGGGATCCTGGGAACCAGGCTGCTGCTGGCCGCCCTCCTGGCGGGGTGGTCCGGGAATCAGGCGTGCGCGGCGGAGTCTAAAATCAGCCATCGCTTCTTCGCGGCCGGAGCTCAAACGCGCATCGTCGGGGAGGACGGGCGGGTCGAGTGGTCCTATCCCCACAATACCCGGGACGGATGGGTGTTGGCGAATGGACGGATTCTCCTCGCGATTTCCAAATCCAAGGAATTTCCCGGAGGCGGTGTGGCCGAGGTGACCCGGGACGGGGTCACCACGTTCGAATGGAAGGGCACGCAATCCGAAGTCAACACGGTTCAATCCCTTCCGAATGGACGCGTTCTCGCCACGGAAGCCGGTCCGAAACCTCGCATCCTGGAGCTCGATCGCGAGGGCAGGATCGCGCTGGAAGTGCCGATTCAATGCCAGCTGACCAACCACCACATGCAGAGCCGAATGGCGCGCAAGCTGGCCAATGGAAATTATCTGGTGCCGCAACTTTTCGACAAAGTGGTGCGGGAGTACTCTCCGGCGGGCAAGATCGTATGGGAAGTGACAACCCCGCACTGGCCTTTCACCGCGATACGCTTGCCGAACGGGCACACCCTCATCAACTGCACGTACGGCAATGTTTCGCTTGAGGTGGATGCCGCCGGCAAAACGGTCTGGCAGCTCTCCAATGACGATCTGCCGGAAAAGCATATCAAGGATGCCTGCGGCGCACAGCGGCTCCCGAACGGCAACACCGTGATCACGAGCTACGGCCACGGCGCCCATCTCACGAAACTCTTGGAAGTCACGCCTGCCAAGAAGGTTGTGTGGACGTACACCGACTCCGCGCCCCACGGGATTCATCATTTTCAGATCCTGACCTCAAACGGCTCGCCGCTGGCGGGTGACCCGATGCGATGAGGTTCCGCGTGGTCCGTTGCTCTCGCCGCAATACTTTAAGTTGTCACAACCCGGTTGGTGAATTGAAGCTCTGAACGATGAGTTGCAAGGTGAATGGCGAAATCCGAAGTGGGCGGCCGAGTCATGCAGACCGTCGAGCCTGCGAATTCGCCGACGGCCCCTCGGCGACGCGGGTCGCATCCGAGGACGCTTTTTTCTCCCGACGAGCCCCGTTCCCAACGTCCCTTCGCCGGTTATGGAACCCGCGCCACGGCAGACAGGGCTTTCTGGGCTCGCGCCTTTGGGTTGTGGCCCTGCTGATGTGCTGGGGGCGCGCCTTGGGTGAAACTTCCGTTTCCCCGGATCAGATCGAATTTTTTGAAAAGAAAATCCGCCCGGTGCTGAGCGAGCGCTGCTACTCGTGTCACAGCGCCGGTGCGGAGAAGCTCAAGGGGGGGCTCCGGCTCGATTCCAGGGACGGTTTGCTTAAAGGCGGGGACACCGGTCCGGCCTTCGTGCCCGGATCCGCTGCCACGAGCCTGCTTCTCAAAGCGATTCG is drawn from Verrucomicrobiota bacterium and contains these coding sequences:
- a CDS encoding S9 family peptidase translates to MNLIAATPMPAAPVAARKEFKQTWHGRVFVDPYFWLREKPSPEVVRHLEAENAFTEAATAALKPFTEALYQEMLGRIRQTDLSVPVRDGAFYYYRRTVEGLQYPIDCRKAAAANGAFDESAKEEVLLDQNELAKGRKYLAVGLRQVSDDDRQLLFSTDDTGFRQYKLYVKDLGTGEVRGPLAERVTSAAWAADSRTVFFVTEHAVTKRSDTLWRLEIGGETTKVHEERDEHFAIGLGRTKDKQFIGLSLQSTDTWEKRILSSKNPRGGFRIVLPREKNHKYDVEHRAGVLYLRTNKEAKNFRLVTAPLEDPSPAKWKTVIEHRPEVMLDEVEMFRDFMVVQEKQTALNRLRIYSFGTREWKEVGFSEPVYSAALSSTPEFASGTVRYRYESLVTPPSVFDYDMAAGGSTLLKREEVLGGFDPAHYTSHRLWATARDGTRVPVSLVHRKDLKRDGRAPLWLYGYGSYGYGMSAGFDSKRLSLLDRGVTFAIAHIRGGDEMGEAWHDDGMLMKKKNTFSDFIDCAEFLAREKWTSPDRLLIEGGSAGGLLMGVVVNERPELFRAVHSAVPFVDVMNTMMDASLPLTVGEYLEWGNPNERAAFDYMLSYSPYDNLKKQAYPAMLVTSSFNDSQVMYWEPAKYVAKLRTLKTDSNPFHLKTRMEPAGHGGASGRYDALKDRAFELAWMLKQVGITR